A genomic region of Klebsiella sp. RIT-PI-d contains the following coding sequences:
- the narL gene encoding two-component system response regulator NarL — translation MNQQERATILLIDDHPMLRTGVKQLISMAQDIQVVGEASNGEQGIELAEALDPDLILLDLNMPGMNGLETLDKLREKTLSGRIVVFSVSNHEEDVVTALKRGADGYLLKDMEPEDLLKALQQAAAGEMVLSEALTPVLAASLRANRATSDRDVNQLTPRERDILKLIAQGLPNKMIARRLDITESTVKVHVKHMLKKMKLKSRVEAAVWVHQERIF, via the coding sequence ATGAATCAACAGGAACGGGCGACCATCCTGCTTATTGACGATCATCCGATGCTGCGTACCGGCGTCAAGCAACTGATCAGTATGGCGCAGGATATTCAGGTGGTGGGTGAAGCCAGCAACGGCGAACAGGGTATTGAGCTGGCAGAGGCTCTGGATCCCGACCTCATCCTGCTCGACCTTAATATGCCGGGCATGAACGGTCTTGAAACGCTTGATAAGCTGCGCGAGAAAACACTGTCCGGGCGCATCGTGGTCTTTAGCGTTTCTAATCATGAAGAAGATGTGGTTACCGCGCTGAAGCGCGGGGCAGATGGTTATTTACTCAAGGATATGGAGCCGGAAGATCTGCTGAAGGCGCTGCAACAGGCTGCTGCCGGGGAGATGGTACTGAGCGAGGCGTTAACCCCGGTACTGGCTGCCAGCCTGCGGGCTAATCGCGCCACCTCGGACCGGGATGTCAACCAGTTAACGCCCCGCGAGCGCGATATTCTGAAGCTGATTGCCCAGGGACTGCCGAACAAAATGATCGCCCGTCGCCTCGACATTACCGAGAGCACCGTGAAAGTGCACGTCAAACATATGCTGAAAAAAATGAAGCTGAAATCACGCGTTGAAGCCGCCGTCTGGGTTCATCAGGAACGTATTTTTTAA
- a CDS encoding YchO/YchP family invasin, which yields MSSHFRIALPAIILLLLARGSACAEGSFVQQAQNPFDNNQDGLPDLGLAEPSHEGEKSFAEMVKAFGEASMTDNGLDTGEQARIFAISQARDALSSQVNQQLQSWLSPGASASVELQVNDEGDFTGSHGSWFLPIEDREHRLSWTQFGLTRQEEGLVSNAGIGQRWTAGHWLLGYNTFYDNLLDENISRAGLGAEAWGEYLRLSANYYEPLRGWHDSSMTVQQRMARGYDVTAAARLPFWQHLNTRLSLEQYFGNSVDLFSNGSGEHNPLAVKLGLDYTPIPLVTVSAQHKQGESGTSQNNVGLKLNYRFGVPLKKQLEASEVAASRSLRGSRYDEVQRSTLPVMESRQHKTLSVFLATPPWDLKSGETVALKMQIRSRYGIKSLQWQGDTQPLSLTPPAKGNSAEGWTLIMPAWDETPGAPNRWRLAVVVEDERGQRVSSNEIVLTLSEPLVTFKNEGIQY from the coding sequence ATGTCCAGTCACTTCCGCATCGCGTTACCTGCGATAATACTCTTGCTGCTGGCACGCGGCAGCGCCTGTGCTGAAGGATCGTTCGTTCAGCAGGCGCAAAATCCGTTCGATAATAATCAGGATGGCCTGCCGGATTTAGGGCTGGCGGAGCCTTCGCATGAGGGCGAAAAAAGCTTTGCCGAAATGGTTAAGGCCTTTGGTGAAGCCAGTATGACCGACAACGGACTAGATACCGGCGAGCAGGCCCGAATCTTTGCCATCAGTCAGGCCCGCGACGCGTTAAGCTCGCAGGTTAATCAGCAATTACAAAGCTGGCTGTCGCCGGGTGCCAGTGCCAGCGTCGAATTACAGGTCAACGATGAGGGCGATTTTACCGGCAGTCACGGAAGCTGGTTCCTGCCGATTGAGGATCGTGAGCATCGTCTGAGCTGGACGCAGTTTGGCCTGACTCGTCAGGAAGAGGGACTGGTGAGTAATGCCGGCATCGGACAGCGCTGGACCGCGGGTCACTGGCTGCTGGGCTACAACACCTTTTACGATAATCTGCTTGATGAAAATATTTCCCGCGCCGGGCTGGGCGCCGAGGCGTGGGGGGAATATTTGCGTCTGTCGGCGAATTACTATGAACCGCTCCGGGGCTGGCATGACAGCTCCATGACGGTCCAGCAGCGAATGGCGCGGGGCTACGACGTCACTGCGGCAGCGCGGCTGCCCTTCTGGCAGCATCTTAATACCCGTCTCAGTCTGGAGCAGTATTTCGGCAACAGTGTCGATCTGTTCAGTAATGGCTCGGGGGAGCATAATCCGCTGGCGGTCAAGCTGGGGCTGGATTACACCCCAATACCGCTGGTCACCGTGAGCGCGCAGCATAAGCAGGGCGAAAGCGGCACCAGCCAGAATAACGTTGGGTTAAAGCTCAATTACCGTTTCGGCGTGCCGCTGAAAAAGCAGCTTGAGGCCAGTGAAGTTGCCGCCAGCCGTTCACTGCGCGGAAGTCGTTATGATGAGGTTCAGCGCAGCACGTTGCCGGTGATGGAATCGCGGCAGCATAAAACGCTGTCGGTGTTTCTGGCCACGCCGCCGTGGGATCTTAAATCAGGCGAGACGGTGGCACTTAAAATGCAGATCCGCAGCCGCTATGGTATTAAATCATTACAGTGGCAGGGTGATACACAGCCGTTAAGTCTGACGCCACCAGCAAAGGGGAATTCGGCTGAAGGATGGACCCTTATTATGCCTGCATGGGATGAAACGCCGGGTGCACCAAACCGCTGGCGGCTGGCGGTGGTGGTTGAGGATGAACGCGGGCAGCGCGTCTCATCCAATGAGATCGTGCTGACGCTGAGTGAACCGCTGGTGACCTTTAAAAATGAAGGTATACAGTATTAA